DNA from Tursiops truncatus isolate mTurTru1 chromosome 8, mTurTru1.mat.Y, whole genome shotgun sequence:
GGTGCCGGCCGCTCTGGCTGCCCTTGGCTCTCACGAAATCTTGAAGCTGGGCGATTTGTTTGTTAAGGCTGTTGATGTCCTGGTGAAAGAGCCAACAGAAAAACTGAGTATCAACCATGGGGTCCTCAGCCAGCACCTCTCCCACATGGACATCTCTGGCAGGGACGGCAGGGTGGACATTACTAGCAGGGGTGATGGTATCTCGGACAGACCAGAAGGGCCTGCTGGGATAGTCCAAGCTCTGTAGTTTGCTCAGGCTCAGTGCCTGCGGGGTAGAGCCAGAAAGAGGTGAAATATGGCCCCGTCCATTCATAAAGACCTGGGGTGTTTACTCCCTCCACCCTGCTGTCCTACCCCCACTGTGAGGCCATGCTCATGGCCACAGAACCCTTCAAAAGGCCAAAATCTCAGACCCAGAGCATGCTGAGCAACAAAGCATCTGTGCTGTACTCAGGAGACAGGAAGAGTCAAAGGCACCATGGCTTCCCAGAAGCATCAACGAAATGGTTTTTATATAcagaattccttttaaaaattactattgcAAAAGAGTGAAAGATGTGACTTGTCTAACGTTATACACGATGAATTAGTAGCACAGCCAGGCTTTCTACACCAGGCCAATGGATTATCTGCTTCCCAATCCTGCCTGCCAAGGGCCTCGCGAGACAAGGGAGATGAAGGAGGCGGCTGGGAGTGGCAGAGAAAGCTTGCCGCCCCAGGACAGCGAAGTCCAGGGAAagaccagaggaagaagaggagggggagagggaagaggtcaAAAGTAGTGAGCTCAAGATACAGGCTAAGAAAAAAACtagattaggggcttccctggcggtacactggttaagaatccacctgccaatgcaggggatgaggtttgagccctggtccggaagaacccacatgccgcggagcaactaagcccgtgtgcctcaactactgagcctgcactctagagcctgcgagccacaattactgagcccacgagccacaactactgaagcccgcgctcctagagcccgtgctctacaacaagagaagccactgcaatgagaagccatgcgctgcaacgaagagtagtccccgctcgccccaactagagaaagcccgcgggcagcaacaaagacccaacgcagccaaaatgtaaataaattaataaaagttaaaaaaaaaaacccaaaaaactagaTTAGGCAACTTCTAGAGTCCCTCCAACAGTACCCCCAGTTAGTATTCCTCCAATTAGTATCCTAGCCCCAAAGATTCTCTCGAGACCCCTGGACGATTTCTGCTGCTGACTGCTCTGTCCCTTCAGAGTTAATGGAGCCTGCTCACAGTCATGTGTCCAAAACTGCATTCCAGGCTTTTCCCCCATAAAATCTCCTCCCCCCGGAACTTAGAAAATGGCACTACTCCCCACTTAGTTGCCCAAGCTAGAAGCTTCTAAGTCACATACTGACATCTCCTTAACCCAACCTATATGCCACAGCACAACCGTAACCTACACTGAGCGTTTACTACATACTCAGCACTTTGTGAACAGAACAGCAGTCTCGGGTTTGATTACTGTGCGCCATGCAACCTGCTAAGCAGCTTATGACTTTCTCTTAACTTAACATAGAAAACAACTCTTAATTTCCCCCCCAGTTAttcccccttccttctttgcCAGTTTGGTAAATGGTACCACCGCTCACCAGGTGCTCAGACGAAAACCTTAAGAAATCATCCTcaattcctctctcttcccttaaTCCACACGGAACCCACAAAGAACCCAGCTGATTCCAACATATACTCTGAATGTGTCCACTCATCTCCTTCTCTAACAAAGCTACCCTAGTCCAAACTGTCCTCTCTCTAAAAATTGCCCAGAGCCTCCTAAGTGATCTTCCTTTTAGAATTTGCCCCCTACAATCCACTTTCCACACAACCACCAGAGTGACCTTCTAAACCAAAAATAGTGCATGTCATTCCCCTGCTTCAAAATCTTCCAAGAGCTTCCCACTAAATTTAGTACACGATCCAAATTCCTCACCTAGCTTACACGGGCTATGAGGTCTCGCCCCACTCACTCCTCTGACCTCACCCCCCCCACAGGCCTCTTTCTCACTGGCTGTgctgcagccacactggcctgTTTCACAGCCTTTCACATCAAGGCTGCCCAGGCCTCGGGGCCTTTCCCTttgctattcccattttctggAATGTGCCCCCGTCAGATCTCTGGATGACCAACTTTCTCCTTACCATTCAGGTCTCTATGTCCCTTCCTCAGCCAAACCATCCTCGATCACCCCATGTAAAGTAGGCCCCTACCCTGAGGAACTCACTCACCTCATTTCTTTAATAGGATGTGCCGCTACCTGAAACTgtcttttctgtttgcttgtatagTGTCTAGTTCACCCATTCAGCAAGGAAGTTGCCAAGGGCAGGGACCGcatttgtcttgttcactgctgaatcccCAGAACCAGGCAGCCAAAGTCACTCAATAATGTGAgtgattgaaaaaataaactaataaatccttgtaacaaccctgtgaggtgggtactGTTAGTATCCCCTTTTTATTTATAcgggaactgaagctcagagtaGTTAGGTAGCTTACGCAAGGTCACACCATAATTGGTGAGCCTGGGATTTGAAGTCTGTCTAAATCCAGTCAGTGGTTCTTAAATGCCTATGCGATAATGCCCCAGTAATTAACGGAACCCTCTCTTTTCTACTCAGCACAGCATCTCCTGAATGTGTCTGCCCTTTGGCCTCTGCCATAATCATCTTCATACTGGAGAACTGCACAAGCCTCCTCCCTAGCCTCTCTGACCGTTCATGCTCCAGGGTGTTCCTTTTTCCCCCATGGTCattcaatttctcattttattcttattacaTTGTTCcgggaaagaaacaaataacactGTTAGAACTGCTATACTAGGGTCTTGCAGACAGAATTGGAATCCAGGTTCTAATCGTCTTTGCAGCCCACACACTTCAGAGTGATTCCACACTCCTTAGCAAGCCCCCATGAGGATCTTCACAGACAGCTACCAGTCTACCTTTTCAGTCTCATTTGCTGCCAATCACTCAATTCAATCAACACATACTGAGTACCTAATACATGCCAGACACTGCTACAGGCATCTGGGATACATCcatgaacaaacagaaagaaaaatctctgCTCTTATGGcattagcactttttttttcttttttgggggaagaTGACTTAAgtgggagaaaacaaacaataaacataaGTTAATTATAGAGACCATTAGAATGTAACAAgtgctataaaaaagaaaatagagcaaGATAAGCGAGATCAGAGTTGGTTGCTGGGGTAGTAAACAGCATGGTGACAGTAGGCCTCCCTGAGCAGGTGATATCTGAGCAAAAACTTGAACTTTCCCTTTTATAAGACATGCTTCTGCACACACTGTTTCCTTTGTCTGGCACGTTCTTCCACTGCTTCTCCACAAGCCTTGAAACCAGCTCAGATGTCACATCCTCAATAAAATCTTTCCCAGTGTCCCCAGACTATCTCATTCATCTTTTCATAAGATCTTTTCTGTACCACTTGCCTCCTATTCATTGTAAGTGTGAGTTTATGAGGCTGGATACCTCTTCTAGACAATAAGCCCTTGAAGGCAGGTATCTTGCCTCATAATGTTTGTGTGGCAAGTGCCCAGCACGGTGCTCTGTACACAGCAGATGATCACTGACACACTGGATGAGCGGGATGTTTGGGGCTGGCTCTAGAAACTTTTCTCTGGGACCCTAGAGCAAGGGAAAATGATGGAAGTGATCCAATTGAAATGCTGGGCTCTCCCGATCGCTAGTCGCTCACCTGTTTGATAATATAAGTTAGCTCCTCAATTTCCACTGCTTTATCATCAAAGAGGGACTTGCGCTTTGCCACTGCAGAGACAAACAAGAAGTCACGACAGGTGAGGCTGAAGACCAGGCTCAGGGAGTATGGTTCCTCCGCCCTCCCGGGTGCACTGCCCCAGTTCTGAAAGGCCCCGAGAACACTCACAGATTGTCAGCTTCTCCAGCTTGGCAAATGTGTTGCTGAGGTCTTTCCCAATGCGCCTGCAAACGAGCATTAATGGGAACACTgcgggaagggaaggagagggccTTTCCCACATTAGCACCAGCACAACCAATCCCAGTCCTCACGGCCAAGGTCACCACAGGCAAGGCTACCTCTCCTCAGACAGTGGTCATCCCACCACATAACTTCTGTCAACTCACTTGGCCATGAGGGTGAATTCACTGCGCTGCCGGACAGCACGCAGAGTTGGCTTGTTTGTCTGGATTCCATTCTGAAAAGCAACGTCAAGAGGTAAAACTTTAGTTTTCCCTCCCCATTTCCAGCTTTCACTGTTCCTCAGGTGTCTACTAAACTCACCCTCTAACACTAGTGGCATCCTCCACCAGACGGTCCATACAggtagacctgggttcaaatctaggTGCCACCTCTTACTACATAAGGGGCttggggcaagttgcttaaaCCATTCTGAATTTctacttcctcttctgtaaaatgaagacaatccACACATCTCTTGTTCTtgctaagattaaaaaaactaaGGGTTGTAAATTATTTTAGCCAAATACCAGGTCCATTctaagcactaaataaatggtaACTAGTATTACCATTCTATTCCTCCAATCCGGGaatcagaaagaataaatgtaaaactCTTGGAGATTGTACAGAAGAGAAGCTAACAAGAGCTgaccagtaaaaatattttaaattacatttattcaGGTTCCACTTGGATTCAGAAAGTCTGGACCAAgacaaatctaatttttaaaaaagcactccAAAGTGGTTTTGATTAAAActacttacttaaaaaaaaaaaaaaaaaaaaaactacttactTAGAAAccttccttcattttacagatacaaAACCTGAGATCCAACTAGATTAACTTCTGTGTTGTCACAGAGCAAACGTGGTAAAATTATACTGGAACTAGAATTCAAAGTGCTTGTCTCTGAGCTAAAAGCTCTTTCAAGAACCTGTTCTTCATCCAAACCAAATATACTTGCAGCCACCTCTTGCGCTGAGATATTCCTTCCAGAATAGCAACCCTACGCTCAGGGaattcctgattaaaaaaaaaaaaaaaaaaaaagcctcgaTCCTTACTTCTAGATTAGCTAGCCCACCTCTTCTCTGTTGCTTGGTAGATCCTACCACCCTCTCCAAGCTGGACCAGTTCTCCATCGGGCTCCCCCAAGAATTACTTCAACCAACGGTGCTGGAGCACCGCGTCTCCCAGGTCTGAGTATGAGTCACTCTTGCCTTTCCCACTCCAGGTCCTTACCTGACGGCTCTGCAGGGACTTGCAGGCAGACAGGAACTCCTGGGTCCGATCCCGGCAGGACATGGTGTCGGGAAGGGGAGGGACCAGGGCCACTGGGGGGGGCAGAGGGGCGATGTCGCTGCTGCTAGTGCCAGCAGTTGCAGGGGACAGGACCTGTGTCTTTGAGAGACCCAGGTAGACACCCTGATCCGTGTTCTTAGACCCGTAGCGTTTCCGCGGGATCATTGAGACGCATAACCTTGGACTGTGGTGGAGGGGAGAGTGTCATTCCCCAGGCAGCCTCCTTCCCCACAAATCCCCCCCAACCAGCAGATCCTCGGGGCCCCTTTGCACTTGGCACGGACTTTCGCGCCCGAAGCCACCCGCAGATCCTGGGGCCGACCCGCAGCGGGCAGGACCCCGCTTCTTCTCTGGCCCAAGCCGTCCGGCTCCTCAGACTCTTCTTCCAACTTGGTTCTGGCGGCCAGAGCGCGGGCCGGGGCCCTGAAGGAGAGGCAGGGCCAGAGCCAGGtcctgtggctccgaagctccagTCCGGCCCGTGCAACTGCCCTAGGCCCTAAGTGGGCCCTCTCGTATCCACGGGTTCCTCCGACTCGTCAGGGAGAAACGGTGACGGACCTCCTGAGAGGGACACACTTCGGTGGGCGGAGGGGGGAAATCTCTAGGTGTTTATTTGAAGCAGGAAGTACCACCCTCGCCTCGCCTAAGTCCCACCGTCTGGAGGACTGCAACCACTGATTAGCTAAGGCCGACGTCTTTCTCAACAGGGGCTTTCCTGATTGGACGGCGACGTATTCGCTCACTTCGAGCCGTGCCGGCAGGACTTGCCCGCTGGCCTCTGgttcccttccccccagcccgCGCCGTCCCCGGAAAGAGCTGCCCAGAGCAGACACTGCGGTCAGACCCCTCTTAGAGCGTGTCCTACCTCCTCTCTGCCGCctggcgccgccgccgccactgcCACAATCTCCCGGGTCGTCACCGCCTTCACCCCGGGAACCGAAGCCGCCGAAACCCGACCAAAGACTAGAAGCCGCCACGTCACCCACACGTAACCCCACCCCCGGTGACGAGCGGGCGGTGCCACGCCTTTTCAAGCCCGGCGACCCGAGAGACGCGCCCCTCCACCCAAACGCTAATGCAACTCCGCTCTCCCATTGGCTAGGCCGCAACCGTGGCCCCGCCCCCAAGGAACGGGAGCCTGGGGCCCAAGGGAATGGGCCAGCCTCGGGGGAGGAGCCTTAAAGAGCCCGCAGCCCTGGTGGTGCCCGCGCCCTGTGTGCGCAAAGCGAGCCTTGGAGGCACAAGCTCTCAGGCAGGTACAAGTTAGAAACTTTATTCtctggagggaggctggggcgGACTGAGAACAGGGCTGCGGTCACCCCTTCTCCGGCTCCTCCTGGATCCCCTCCCGGTTGCACTCCTGGAACGTACACGCCTGCTTTGGATTTTGGACTGATTGCCTCTTGTTTGACCGCGAGGAGTCCCGACGGCTGAACAGGGACAGCCGCCGCCACAGCACAGTGATCAGAAGCCTTTCGTGCGACCTGAGATTCCGGTTTTCCGCCGAGTCTGCATCGACCCCTTCTTTGCCTGCGATGATGCGAGGCCGCTGAGCTCTATCCTCCCCAGTCCAACCTCCGGGTGGTCCATCCCGCACTCCCGGCTCCCTGGGCACCCTTGTGTGTCTCCGGTCCCACCTTCCTGAACTTCCTGTGACCCGGCCTCCTTGGCCTGCTCACCCGAAGTCTGAAAGTCCTTGCCTTGGCAGCAGCCCATGGCCCCACGCGCGGCCCCCGCACTCGGTTCCACCCACGCCAGCCCGCCGACTCCCGGCCCTGCTTTTGTGACAGCAGATAGCCCCATCACCCCAGCTCAGGGAGCAGCCGCCACTCTTTCCTTTATGCCAACACAAAAGGCTCAGGGTCGTGGTACGTATTAAGCTGTTTATTTACAACGTGAGCACAAGCTCTTCAGGAGCTGGTGGACCCAggcctcttcttctttctctgtctggtttggAGGGCGCCTTGGGACTGCTCCAAACCGGGGAGTTTCCGCTTGGCAGCTGCCTCCAAGGAAGCCCAGAGTTcatctgtctctgtgtcttctgAGGGCACCTTGTTGGGCTCTTGAGGCTCGTGGGGTTCATCCTGGTGAGTGGGAGAAGAGCTTAGGAGTCAGACCCACAGGGAAGGGGAATAATTCCTCCAGGCACCACCCCTTTTATTTCCTGCTCCTGGAAACCATGTCCATCCATGTGCCTATCTCACCCTTGGCAGTAACTCTTTTAGGACTACGCTTGGCAGATGGATGGACAGTCCCAGGTCTGAGTTCCAGctgcttccctttcctcttcaCAGGGAAGTCCTCACACCTGTGCCCTTAGCTCCCACATTCCCAGACCCAACTGCTTACCTCCCAGTTATCCCTGCCTGACAGCAGGAGGCAGTTCA
Protein-coding regions in this window:
- the TEX54 gene encoding LOW QUALITY PROTEIN: testis-expressed protein 54 (The sequence of the model RefSeq protein was modified relative to this genomic sequence to represent the inferred CDS: inserted 1 base in 1 codon); amino-acid sequence: MGLSAVTKAGPGVGGLAWVEPSAGAARGAMGCCQGKDFQTSGEQAKEAGSQEVQEGGTGDTQGCPGSRECGMDHPEVGLGRIELSGLXIIAGKEGVDADSAENRNLRSHERLLITVLWRRLSLFSRRDSSRSNKRQSVQNPKQACTFQECNREGIQEEPEKG